A single genomic interval of Lathyrus oleraceus cultivar Zhongwan6 chromosome 7, CAAS_Psat_ZW6_1.0, whole genome shotgun sequence harbors:
- the LOC127102584 gene encoding uncharacterized protein LOC127102584, translated as MEEDYQIINNVVELNLTNMLLKDLNELLNLHGKKIEDYDLPSLPPNTIDRDAIPSIIQEELAINIPNQDIEYVAKLNNDQMIAFKTIMNVIVQKHTSASSGIARTLLPGGRTAHSRFKIPIDIQPSSIYGIQKQKDIANLIRVATAIIWDETPMTNKNYLEALDRSLQDICSNNAQFGGKVLIMGGDFCQVLPVLRKAKLEHGEIFQLCKELRRKNVETCFDIKIADFEDKWNTWKDEQSISSIGKLDNKFFKSQECIDKGMYEELI; from the exons ATGGAAGAGGATTATCAAATAATTAACAATGTTGTGGAATTAAACTTGACTAATATGTTGTTGAAGGACTTGAATGAACTATTAAACCTGCACGGTAAAAAAATTGAAGATTATGATCTCCCATCTTTACCCCCTAATACAATAGACAGAGATGCAATTCCTAGTATCATACAAGAGGAGTTAGCGATCAATATCCCCAATCAAGATATTGAATATGTTGCTAAGTTAAATAATGATCAAATGATTGCATTCAAAACCATTATGAATGTAATTGTTCAAAAACACA CATCTGCATCATCTGGTATAGCTAGGACATTGTTACCCGGTGGTAGGACTGCACACTCTCGATTTAAGATACCTATTGATATACAACCGAGTTCCATTTATGGTATTCAAAAGCAAAAAGATATTGCAAATCTCATTAGAGTTGCTACCGCAATAATTTGGGATGAAACACCAATGACAAACAAAAATTATTTGGAAGCCTTAGATCGATCATTACAAGACATTTGTAGCAATAATGCTCAATTTGGTGGAAAAGTTCTGATCATGGGGGGAGATTTTTGTCAAGTTCTTCCTGTTTTAAGAAAAG CCAAACTAGAACATGGTGAAATCTTTCAGTTATGTAAGGAGTTGAGACGAAAGAATGTTGAAACTTGCTTCGACATAAAA ATAGCAGACTTTGAAGATAAATGGAACACATGGAAGGATGAACAAAGTATTTCATCAATCGGCAAACTCGACAATAAG ttttttaaatctcaagagTGCATTGATAAAGGGATGTACGAAGAATTGATTTGA